One Apteryx mantelli isolate bAptMan1 chromosome 22, bAptMan1.hap1, whole genome shotgun sequence genomic region harbors:
- the CRYBA1 gene encoding beta-crystallin A3 — MAQTNPLPVPTGPWKSVRSRGRENRQPPLCHPPVLEWLRSSLRMAPLPRELISAGITVYDQENFQGKRMEFTSACPNIMECNFDNIRSLKVECGAWVGYEHTGFCGQQFTLERGEYPRWDAWSGSNAYHIERLMSFRPICSANHKESKITIFEKDNFIGRQWELSDDYPSLQAMGWANNEVGSMKIQCGAWVCYQYPGYRGYQYVLEADHHGGDYKHWREWGSHAQTCQIQSIRRIQQ; from the exons ATGGCTCAGACAAACCCTCTGCCCGTCCCCACGGGCCCCTGGAAG AGCGTTCGGAGCAGAGGCCGGGAGAACCGCCAGCCACCGCTCTGCCACCCGCCCGTTCTGGAATGGCTCCGCTCCTCTCTCCGGATGGCACCGCTGCCCCGGGAACTGATCTCCGCAGGG ATCACTGTGTACGACCAAGAAAACTTCCAGGGCAAGAGGATGGAGTTCACTTCAGCCTGTCCAAACATCATGGAGTGCAACTTCGACAACATCCGCTCCCTGAAGGTGGAATGTGGCGC CTGGGTTGGTTACGAGCACACCGGCTTCTGCGGGCAGCAGTTCACCCTGGAGAGGGGCGAGTACCCCCGCTGGGACGCCTGGAGCGGCAGCAACGCCTACCACATTGAGCGCCTGATGTCCTTCCGCCCCATCTGCTCCGCT AATCACAAGGAATCCAAGATCACCATCTTTGAGAAAGACAACTTCATCGGCCGCCAGTGGGAGCTAAGCGACGACTACCCCTCGCTGCAGGCCATGGGCTGGGCCAACAACGAAGTGGGCTCCATGAAGATCCAGTGTGGCGC CTGGGTTTGCTACCAGTATCCTGGGTACCGCGGCTACCAGTACGTCCTGGAGGCTGACCACCACGGAGGAGATTACAAGCACTGGAGAGAGTGGGGTTCACATGCCCAAACCTGCCAGATCCAATCCATCAGGCGCATCCAGCAGTAG